A stretch of the Acanthopagrus latus isolate v.2019 chromosome 9, fAcaLat1.1, whole genome shotgun sequence genome encodes the following:
- the LOC119026295 gene encoding cytochrome c oxidase assembly factor 5 codes for MPKYYEDKEEDIRACAGVREDFKACLLQHDCVVKEGKTPSECLKEGHCKALQTSFFECKRSMLDTRSRFRGRKGY; via the exons ATGCCGAAATATTACGAGGATAAGGAGGAAGACATCAGAGCCTGCGCCGGGGTCAGAGAGGACTTCAAGGCCTGTCTCCTTCAGCACGACTGTGTGGTGAAG gAGGGAAAGACGCCCAGCGAGTGTTTGAAGGAAGGCCACTGCAAAGCCCTGCAGACATCATTCTTTGAGTGCAAGAGGTCGATG CTGGACACAAGGTCAAGATtcagaggaaggaaaggatACTGA
- the si:dkey-4e7.3 gene encoding inosine-uridine preferring nucleoside hydrolase isoform X1, translating to MAVVLRRVAWCHLRGRLCAADSRWFRSVRGRRAAIGQHCSLSSSHSATGSTMSKKLLVDVDCGVDDAQAIMLALAAPNTKLLGITCVHGNTTVENVCKNTLRVLQACNKLEIPVFKGADKPVLGNRVDAGHFHGLDGLGDAPDPNAPGLDLVQKEGAVSAMIRIVNENPGEVSLVATAPLTNLALAVRIDPSLPSKLRGLYIMGGNTESRGNITVCGEFNFTADPEAAFIVLNEYQCPTYLACWEFTCYSKLSWEFCDAWLAQDTDKARFMARIFRYSMEASKSERFEKEFVGGSGFVSCDSYAMAAAVDDSFITESDQQPVSVELTGTHTRGMMVVDTVGFLKKAHKAFIIKKVDMKMFEQMMMAALK from the exons ATGGCGGTGGTTCTCCGGCGTGTAGCCTGGTGTCATCTTCGTGGCAG GTTGTGTGCAGCAGACAGTCGCTGGTTCCGGTCcgtgagaggaagaagagcagcgATCGGCCAACACTGCAGTTTGTCTTCGTCACACTCAGCTACAG GGTCCACGATGTCTAAGAAGCTGCTGGTGGATGTTGACTGCGGGGTGGACGATGCTCAAGCCATCATGCTGGCGCTGGCCGCCCCCAACACGAAGCTCCTGGGCATCACCTGCGTGCACGGAAACACCACGGTGGAGAACGTGTGTAAGAATACACTGAGAGTCCTGCAGGCCTGCAATAAACTGGAG ATTCCCGTGTTTAAAGGTGCTGATAAGCCCGTCCTTGGGAACCGCGTCGATGCGGGACACTTCCACGGGCTGGATGGGCTGGGAGACGCTCCTGACCCCAACGCTCCAGGTCTGGACCTGGTTCAGAAGGAGGGCGCTGTGTCAGCTATGATCAGGATTGTCAATGAGAACCCAGGCGAG GTATCTCTGGTTGCCACAGCACCCCTTACCAACCTGGCTCTGGCTGTGAGGATAGATCCGTCGCTTCCGAGCAAACTCAGAGGGCTCTACATAATGGGAGGCAACACGGAAT CGCGAGGAAACATCACAGTGTGTGGCGAGTTCAATTTTACAGCTGATCCAGAGGCTGCGTTCATTGTACTGAATGAGTACCAGTGTCCTACATACTTGGCCTGCTGGGAGTTCACCTGCTACAGCAAGCTGTCCTGG GAGTTTTGTGACGCCTGGTTGGCGCAGGACACCGATAAAGCTCGCTTCATGGCACGGATCTTCCGCTACAGCATGGAGGCATCGAAATCAGAGCGCTTCGAGAAAGAGTTTGTCGGTGGCTCCGGTTTTGTGTCCTGTGATTCGTATGCCATGGCAGCGGCTGTAGAtgattcattcatcacagaaaGTGACCAACAACCAGTGAGCGTGGAGCTGACGGGCACACACACCAGAGGCATGATGGTAGTAGACACCGTGGGCTTCCTGAAGAAGGCTCACAAGGCGTTTATCATTAAGAAGGTGGATATGAAGATGTTCGAGCAGATGATGATGGCtgctttaaaataa
- the si:dkey-4e7.3 gene encoding inosine-uridine preferring nucleoside hydrolase isoform X2 produces MSKKLLVDVDCGVDDAQAIMLALAAPNTKLLGITCVHGNTTVENVCKNTLRVLQACNKLEIPVFKGADKPVLGNRVDAGHFHGLDGLGDAPDPNAPGLDLVQKEGAVSAMIRIVNENPGEVSLVATAPLTNLALAVRIDPSLPSKLRGLYIMGGNTESRGNITVCGEFNFTADPEAAFIVLNEYQCPTYLACWEFTCYSKLSWEFCDAWLAQDTDKARFMARIFRYSMEASKSERFEKEFVGGSGFVSCDSYAMAAAVDDSFITESDQQPVSVELTGTHTRGMMVVDTVGFLKKAHKAFIIKKVDMKMFEQMMMAALK; encoded by the exons ATGTCTAAGAAGCTGCTGGTGGATGTTGACTGCGGGGTGGACGATGCTCAAGCCATCATGCTGGCGCTGGCCGCCCCCAACACGAAGCTCCTGGGCATCACCTGCGTGCACGGAAACACCACGGTGGAGAACGTGTGTAAGAATACACTGAGAGTCCTGCAGGCCTGCAATAAACTGGAG ATTCCCGTGTTTAAAGGTGCTGATAAGCCCGTCCTTGGGAACCGCGTCGATGCGGGACACTTCCACGGGCTGGATGGGCTGGGAGACGCTCCTGACCCCAACGCTCCAGGTCTGGACCTGGTTCAGAAGGAGGGCGCTGTGTCAGCTATGATCAGGATTGTCAATGAGAACCCAGGCGAG GTATCTCTGGTTGCCACAGCACCCCTTACCAACCTGGCTCTGGCTGTGAGGATAGATCCGTCGCTTCCGAGCAAACTCAGAGGGCTCTACATAATGGGAGGCAACACGGAAT CGCGAGGAAACATCACAGTGTGTGGCGAGTTCAATTTTACAGCTGATCCAGAGGCTGCGTTCATTGTACTGAATGAGTACCAGTGTCCTACATACTTGGCCTGCTGGGAGTTCACCTGCTACAGCAAGCTGTCCTGG GAGTTTTGTGACGCCTGGTTGGCGCAGGACACCGATAAAGCTCGCTTCATGGCACGGATCTTCCGCTACAGCATGGAGGCATCGAAATCAGAGCGCTTCGAGAAAGAGTTTGTCGGTGGCTCCGGTTTTGTGTCCTGTGATTCGTATGCCATGGCAGCGGCTGTAGAtgattcattcatcacagaaaGTGACCAACAACCAGTGAGCGTGGAGCTGACGGGCACACACACCAGAGGCATGATGGTAGTAGACACCGTGGGCTTCCTGAAGAAGGCTCACAAGGCGTTTATCATTAAGAAGGTGGATATGAAGATGTTCGAGCAGATGATGATGGCtgctttaaaataa